In one Gossypium hirsutum isolate 1008001.06 chromosome D09, Gossypium_hirsutum_v2.1, whole genome shotgun sequence genomic region, the following are encoded:
- the LOC107892942 gene encoding NAC transcription factor 56-like (The RefSeq protein has 2 substitutions compared to this genomic sequence) — protein MYGMNSGSDILPPGFRFHPTDEELIIYYLNQKLSPSSNPLINIIADVNIYKFDPWELPGKALFGENEWFFFSPRDRKYPNGTRPNRATGCGYWKATGTDKPIITSVGSQCLGMKKTLVFYKGRPPKASRTDWVMTEYRLLYDHFLPQKPKGSMRLDDWVLCRVHHKIKVPQQITSGRNYDRSSSCSPPFQRGCLQGQEMILNNYTIQQGNEYHQFPSHNYHMTIPLENEQLDNQMECDGTITIDFNVRDMLEYIDHRVFHGGDIALGQELPLVSEKRLNASVSMHDDDNAYVPQICSQAPSSSSSFREVFLEF, from the exons ATGTATGGAATGAATAGTGGTAGTGATATCCTCCCACCAGGCTTTCGATTTCATCCAACAGATGAAGAgcttataatttattatttaaaccaAAAGCTCTCTCCTTCCTCCAATCCCCTTATCAATATCATTGCTGATGTCAATATCTACAAGTTCGATCCATGGGAACTTCCAG GTAAGGCTTTGTTTGGGGAGAATGAGTGGTTTTTCTTTAGTCCAAGAGATAGGAAGTATCCGAATGGGACACGTCCAAATAGAGCGACGGGATGCGGGTATTGGAAAGCCACCGGGACTGATAAACCGATCATCACTTCTGTTGGGTCACAATGTCTTGGCATGAAGAAAACTCTTGTCTTTTACAAAGGTCGGCCTCCTAAAGGTTCAAGGACCGATTGGGTGATGACTGAGTATAGGCTTCTCTACGATCACTTTCTACCTCAGAAACCTAAAGGATCAATGCGA TTGGACGATTGGGTTCTATGTCGAGTCCACCATAAAATCAAGGTTCCCCAACAAATTACAAGTGGAAGAAACTATGATAGAAGTTCAAGTTGTTCCCCTCCATTTCAACGTGGGTGCTTACAAGGTCAAGAGATGATACTAAACAATTACACCATTCAACAAGGCAATGAATATCATCAGTTTCCTTCTCATAATTATCATATGACCATTCCCTTGGAAAACGAACAGCTTGACAATCAAATGGAATGTGACGGAACGATCACCATCGATTTCAACGTCAGAGACATGCTTGAATACATTGATCGCAGAGTGTTTCATGGAGGAGATATTGCTTTGGGTCAAGAATTGCCGTTGGTATCAGAGAAACGATTGAATGCTTCTGTATCGATGCACGATGACGACAACGCGTACGTTCCTCAGATTTGTTCTCAGGCTCCGTCCTCGTCATCATCATTCCGAGAGGTCTTCTTAGAGTTCTGA